The Gloeocapsopsis sp. IPPAS B-1203 genome contains a region encoding:
- a CDS encoding sulfite exporter TauE/SafE family protein encodes MITLGFLGSFGHCVGMCVPLTTAFSLSLTQQQTSPVWQQQFIFHLLLNLGRLLSYTLVGAGIGALGSVLIAGGQMAGDGSWLRQGIAILTGLMLIWFGIVQVKPQFLPRLPFLHPLSQGNLHNRLSAAMVRLSFHTKWWTPAALGIVWGLMPCGFLYAAQIKAAETGSLWRGAAILFAFGLGTAPTMLGVGVSTAVVGTDRRSQLYRLAGWLTIFIGVLTLVRTGDGHGLIYITGHGALLCLMLALIARPLRRVWAQPLKYRRTLGVGAFVLALVHVGHTIQHTLGWNWEAVFFMLPQHQIAIACGITALLLMTPAAFTSFDRLQKALGKHWRQLHLLSVPALVLCAIHVVLIGSHYLGTLQQTWRNYLLVAGLGLLTLGVLLVRSRWVWSILSLEKFYAPPLRYDK; translated from the coding sequence ATGATAACCCTGGGGTTTCTAGGGAGTTTTGGGCACTGCGTAGGAATGTGTGTTCCATTGACGACAGCGTTTTCATTGTCATTGACGCAGCAGCAAACTTCTCCTGTTTGGCAGCAACAGTTTATATTCCATCTTTTACTAAATTTGGGTAGATTGCTAAGCTACACCTTGGTGGGTGCTGGAATTGGGGCTTTGGGTTCTGTCTTAATTGCTGGCGGACAAATGGCGGGAGATGGCAGTTGGCTACGCCAGGGAATAGCAATTTTGACGGGATTGATGCTGATTTGGTTTGGCATTGTTCAGGTTAAACCACAATTTTTGCCACGTTTACCGTTTCTGCATCCATTATCTCAGGGCAATTTACACAATCGCTTAAGTGCAGCAATGGTAAGGCTGTCGTTTCATACTAAATGGTGGACACCAGCAGCTTTAGGTATAGTTTGGGGTTTAATGCCATGTGGTTTTTTGTATGCTGCACAAATTAAAGCTGCGGAAACTGGAAGTCTTTGGCGTGGCGCGGCGATCTTATTTGCTTTTGGTTTAGGTACAGCACCGACAATGTTGGGTGTAGGTGTCTCGACTGCGGTTGTGGGTACAGATCGGCGCAGCCAGTTGTATCGTTTGGCAGGTTGGTTAACGATTTTTATTGGCGTGTTGACGCTGGTGCGGACGGGTGATGGTCACGGGTTAATTTATATTACAGGTCATGGTGCATTGTTGTGTTTGATGCTGGCGTTGATTGCACGTCCGCTGCGGCGTGTGTGGGCGCAACCGTTAAAATACCGTCGTACGTTGGGGGTGGGGGCGTTTGTGTTAGCGCTTGTTCATGTTGGTCACACAATTCAGCATACCTTGGGTTGGAATTGGGAAGCCGTATTTTTTATGTTGCCGCAACATCAAATTGCGATCGCTTGTGGAATAACGGCTTTACTATTAATGACTCCAGCAGCTTTTACGAGTTTTGATCGTCTGCAAAAAGCTTTGGGTAAGCACTGGCGACAACTTCACTTGTTAAGTGTTCCAGCTTTAGTTTTATGTGCGATTCATGTGGTGTTGATTGGATCGCATTATTTAGGAACTTTGCAACAGACGTGGCGTAATTATCTATTGGTCGCTGGTTTAGGCTTACTGACACTAGGAGTCTTGTTAGTGCGATCGCGCTGGGTTTGGTCAATATTATCATTGGAGAAGTTTTATGCTCCCCCGCTACGCTACGATAAGTAG
- a CDS encoding DUF6196 family protein: MENFSRGGIFDYWGYPIELAEEVIKEIQELVDLGENLLTKQSSLELDK; the protein is encoded by the coding sequence GTGGAAAATTTTAGTCGTGGTGGAATCTTCGATTACTGGGGATATCCAATCGAGTTAGCCGAAGAAGTTATTAAGGAAATTCAAGAACTGGTTGACTTAGGAGAAAACTTACTTACTAAGCAATCATCTTTGGAGTTAGACAAGTAA
- a CDS encoding DUF6196 family protein: MVQISRETYEQTEQRLLMVLAQSDFKIHERSYSFEEFPSAEFSIKAKQDALAIIRDNEVWSQHIYSGAASKELFKVVPSILIDFLVAVVLWVD, from the coding sequence ATGGTTCAAATTAGTCGTGAAACTTACGAACAAACCGAACAGAGGCTTTTAATGGTTCTTGCTCAAAGTGACTTCAAAATCCATGAAAGGAGTTACTCTTTTGAAGAGTTTCCTTCAGCCGAATTTTCTATAAAAGCCAAGCAAGATGCCTTAGCAATCATCCGAGATAACGAAGTTTGGAGTCAGCATATATATTCGGGCGCTGCTTCTAAGGAGTTGTTCAAGGTTGTTCCTTCCATTTTGATAGATTTTCTGGTAGCAGTGGTTTTGTGGGTTGATTAG
- a CDS encoding HupE/UreJ family protein, producing the protein MFSKHFAPFRQLNPFVLSASLGILFLSTAQQALAHHALGSETPTNFFEGFLSGLAHPVIGLDHLAFVIAIGFIAAGQINGAMIPAGFVLAALVGTAIHLFSVNLPLTEIAIALSVVIFGAMLAIPHKPDWIVLLILGAIAGLFHGYAYGEAIIGAGMMPLVAYLLGFSLIQYAIAMLARAIGNLIIHKTPNRQIMRLCGLAIGAIGIVFMTNLLFG; encoded by the coding sequence ATGTTCAGTAAGCATTTTGCGCCATTTCGGCAACTGAATCCTTTTGTTTTAAGTGCTAGTCTAGGAATTCTATTTTTAAGCACAGCACAACAAGCTTTAGCACACCACGCATTAGGAAGTGAAACTCCGACTAATTTTTTTGAAGGATTTCTTTCAGGTTTAGCGCATCCAGTCATTGGTTTAGATCATTTGGCGTTTGTTATTGCAATTGGTTTCATCGCCGCAGGGCAAATAAACGGCGCTATGATTCCCGCAGGATTCGTTTTAGCCGCACTTGTCGGAACCGCAATTCACTTATTTAGCGTAAATTTACCATTAACAGAAATTGCGATCGCATTATCGGTAGTCATCTTTGGTGCAATGCTAGCGATTCCGCATAAACCCGATTGGATTGTGTTACTAATTTTAGGTGCGATCGCTGGTTTATTTCACGGCTATGCTTACGGAGAAGCAATTATCGGTGCAGGAATGATGCCTTTAGTTGCTTACTTACTAGGATTTAGCTTAATTCAGTATGCGATCGCAATGTTAGCGCGTGCGATAGGTAATTTGATCATTCACAAAACACCAAATCGACAAATCATGCGACTTTGTGGTTTAGCGATTGGCGCAATTGGTATTGTTTTTATGACTAATTTACTCTTTGGGTAG
- a CDS encoding ABC transporter ATP-binding protein, producing MANSRLAKLGSYLRPHWRTCTVGILALLVVNGLGVYIPLLIRNIIDTLQVTFSFGQVIQYVVLIVVLSSVMWVIRMVSRVALFGVGRQVEFDLKQKIFEHLLKLEPSYFAANTAGDLINRATSDVDNIRRLLGFAVLSIANTIFAYALTLPVMLALSVQLTLAAIVVYPIMMFLVQLFSDRLRKEQQQVQEELSTVSELIQEDMSGIALIKIYAQEQNERRAFRHKNQQLLNANLKLAKTRNTLFPLVSGLAYVSLLILLWLGSGQLIAGTLSVGDFIALILYVERLVFPTALLGFTITAYQRGEVSIDRIESILTVSPKIQDTDEAIAIPQQVRGELVARNLNFTYPGSTIPALKEVSFKIAPGETVAVVGPIGAGKSTLANAMPRLLDIEAGQLFLDGDDITQIKLQDLRSAIAYVPQDSFLFSTTIKNNIRYGDPLSEQTEIEYSAKQAQIHPEILNFPQQYKTIVGERGITLSGGQRQRTALARALLVDAPVLILDDALSSVDNQTATEILNNLSHGTQRKTVVFISHQMSAAATADRIFVMDQGRIVQTGTHAELLQQPGLYRTLWNQHQMKELLQ from the coding sequence ATGGCAAACTCTAGGCTCGCTAAACTTGGTTCCTATCTACGTCCCCATTGGCGAACGTGTACAGTGGGGATTTTGGCTTTATTGGTTGTTAATGGTTTAGGCGTTTATATCCCGCTACTGATTCGTAACATTATTGACACGCTGCAAGTTACATTCAGTTTTGGGCAAGTTATCCAATATGTCGTACTCATTGTTGTTCTGAGTTCCGTCATGTGGGTAATTCGCATGGTGTCACGGGTTGCGCTATTTGGTGTCGGTCGTCAAGTTGAGTTTGACCTCAAACAGAAAATCTTTGAACACTTATTAAAGCTGGAACCATCATATTTTGCGGCAAATACTGCGGGCGATCTCATTAACCGAGCAACAAGTGATGTTGATAATATCCGACGGTTGTTAGGATTTGCTGTTCTCAGCATAGCCAATACAATATTTGCTTACGCCTTAACACTTCCAGTTATGTTGGCGCTTAGCGTACAACTGACATTAGCAGCGATCGTCGTCTACCCAATCATGATGTTTCTGGTGCAGTTGTTTAGCGATCGCCTCCGCAAAGAACAACAACAGGTACAAGAAGAACTCTCAACTGTCAGTGAACTCATTCAAGAAGACATGAGTGGCATTGCCCTGATCAAAATTTACGCTCAGGAGCAAAACGAACGCCGTGCCTTTCGTCACAAAAATCAGCAGTTACTCAACGCAAATCTAAAATTAGCAAAGACACGCAATACTTTATTTCCACTTGTCAGTGGACTTGCCTACGTTAGCTTACTCATCCTCTTGTGGCTAGGTTCAGGACAGTTGATCGCTGGTACTCTTTCTGTAGGTGATTTTATTGCTCTGATACTATACGTCGAGCGACTTGTTTTTCCAACTGCCCTATTAGGATTTACAATCACAGCTTATCAACGTGGCGAAGTCAGTATTGATCGCATTGAGTCCATTTTGACCGTATCACCAAAAATTCAAGACACCGATGAGGCGATCGCAATACCTCAACAAGTCCGAGGTGAACTAGTTGCTAGAAACTTAAACTTTACCTATCCTGGTTCGACAATCCCAGCCTTAAAAGAAGTTAGCTTTAAAATTGCGCCAGGAGAAACTGTAGCAGTTGTTGGACCAATTGGTGCAGGAAAGTCAACGCTTGCAAATGCTATGCCCCGTCTCCTTGATATTGAAGCAGGACAACTCTTCTTGGATGGCGATGATATCACTCAAATCAAACTACAAGATTTGCGCAGTGCGATCGCCTACGTTCCTCAAGATAGTTTCTTGTTCAGCACCACAATTAAAAACAACATCCGCTATGGCGATCCTTTAAGCGAACAAACTGAAATTGAATACAGCGCCAAACAAGCCCAAATTCACCCAGAAATTCTGAATTTTCCGCAACAATATAAAACTATCGTTGGCGAACGCGGAATTACGCTTTCCGGCGGACAAAGACAACGTACTGCTTTAGCAAGGGCTTTATTAGTCGATGCACCTGTATTAATCCTCGACGATGCCTTATCGAGCGTAGACAACCAAACTGCAACCGAAATTCTCAACAATCTTTCACACGGAACACAACGCAAAACGGTTGTCTTTATCTCGCACCAAATGTCCGCTGCAGCAACTGCTGATCGCATCTTTGTCATGGATCAGGGTCGAATTGTGCAAACAGGGACACACGCTGAACTTTTGCAACAGCCAGGACTATACCGTACACTGTGGAATCAGCATCAAATGAAAGAATTACTGCAATAA
- the psaB gene encoding photosystem I core protein PsaB — protein MATKFPKFSQDLAQDPTTRRLWYGIATAHDFETHDGMTEENLYQKLFATHFGHVAIIFLWTSSLLFHVAWQGNFEQWIKDPLNIRPIAHAIWDPHFGKAAVDAFTQAGATYPVNIAYSGVYHWWYTIGMRTNNDLYSGAVFLLILAGVFLFAGWLHLQPKFRPSLSWFKSAEPRLNHHLAGLFGVSSLAWTGHLVHVAIPESRGQHVGWDNFLTTLPHPEGLRPFFTGNWGVYAANADTANHVFGTSQGAGTAILTFLGGFHPQTQSLWLTDMAHHHLAIAVIFIIAGHMYRTNFGIGHSIKEMLNAKNFFGTKTEGQFNLPHQGLYDTINNSLHFQLSLALAALGTITSLVAQHMYAMPPYAFMGQDFTTQAALYTHHQYIAVFLMVGAFAHAGIFWVRDYDAEQNKGNVLDRVLQHKEAIISHLSWVSLFLGFHTLGLYVHNDVVVAFGTPEKQILIEPVFAQFIQASHGKVLYGLNTLLSNPDSVASTAGAAWLPGWLDAINNTTNSLFLTIGPGDFLVHHAFALGIHTTVLVLVKGALDARGSKLMPDKKDFGYAFPCDGPGRGGTCDISAWDAFYLSFFWALNTVGWVTFYWHWKHLGIWQGNVAQFNESSTYLMGWLRDYLWLYSAQLINGYNPYGMNNLAVWSWMFLFGHLVWATGFMFLISWRGYWQELIETLVWAHERTPLASLVRWKDKPVAMSIVQGRLVGLAHFTVGYVLTYAAFVIASTAGKFG, from the coding sequence ATGGCAACAAAATTTCCAAAATTTAGCCAGGATCTCGCGCAGGACCCGACAACACGGCGTCTGTGGTACGGGATTGCTACAGCGCATGATTTTGAGACCCACGATGGAATGACCGAAGAGAATCTGTATCAGAAACTCTTTGCAACTCACTTCGGTCATGTGGCAATCATTTTCTTGTGGACCTCCAGCCTCCTGTTCCACGTAGCCTGGCAAGGTAACTTTGAACAGTGGATCAAAGATCCACTCAATATCCGTCCGATTGCCCACGCAATTTGGGACCCTCACTTTGGTAAAGCTGCAGTTGATGCATTTACCCAAGCAGGTGCAACATACCCCGTTAACATCGCTTACTCTGGTGTTTATCACTGGTGGTACACGATCGGGATGCGGACAAACAACGATCTCTACAGCGGTGCAGTCTTTCTGCTGATTCTTGCTGGAGTGTTCTTGTTCGCAGGTTGGTTACACTTGCAACCAAAGTTCCGTCCTAGCTTGTCTTGGTTTAAGAGTGCAGAGCCTCGCCTCAACCACCACTTGGCAGGTTTGTTTGGCGTTAGCTCGCTTGCTTGGACTGGTCACTTGGTTCACGTTGCTATCCCCGAATCGCGCGGACAGCACGTTGGTTGGGATAACTTCTTAACAACACTTCCTCATCCTGAGGGCTTAAGACCATTCTTTACTGGTAACTGGGGTGTTTACGCTGCTAATGCTGACACTGCCAACCACGTTTTCGGTACATCACAAGGTGCAGGAACGGCAATTTTAACCTTCTTAGGTGGATTCCATCCCCAAACTCAGTCGCTGTGGCTGACTGATATGGCACATCACCATTTGGCGATCGCTGTGATTTTCATCATTGCGGGTCACATGTACCGGACAAACTTTGGAATTGGTCACAGCATCAAAGAGATGCTCAACGCCAAGAACTTCTTTGGTACTAAAACCGAAGGTCAGTTCAACCTGCCACACCAAGGGTTGTACGACACAATCAACAACTCACTACACTTCCAGTTGTCCTTAGCACTTGCTGCATTGGGAACCATCACTTCTTTGGTAGCCCAGCATATGTATGCAATGCCCCCGTATGCCTTTATGGGTCAGGACTTCACTACCCAAGCTGCGCTGTATACTCATCACCAATACATTGCTGTATTTTTGATGGTAGGCGCATTTGCTCACGCAGGTATTTTCTGGGTAAGAGACTACGATGCTGAGCAAAACAAAGGCAACGTCCTTGATCGCGTACTACAGCACAAAGAAGCGATTATCTCGCACTTAAGCTGGGTATCGCTCTTCCTAGGTTTCCATACCTTAGGTTTGTACGTTCATAACGACGTTGTTGTTGCCTTCGGTACTCCTGAGAAGCAGATTTTGATTGAGCCAGTGTTTGCTCAATTCATTCAAGCTTCGCATGGTAAAGTACTTTACGGCTTGAACACCTTGCTATCCAATCCAGATAGCGTTGCTTCTACTGCTGGTGCAGCTTGGCTACCAGGTTGGTTAGATGCAATTAACAACACGACCAATTCGCTATTCTTAACGATTGGTCCTGGTGACTTCTTAGTACACCATGCCTTTGCACTAGGTATTCACACCACAGTTCTTGTTTTGGTTAAAGGTGCTTTAGACGCTCGTGGCTCTAAACTCATGCCAGACAAGAAAGACTTTGGTTATGCTTTCCCTTGCGATGGTCCAGGTCGTGGTGGTACTTGCGACATCTCAGCTTGGGATGCCTTCTACCTATCCTTTTTCTGGGCTTTAAATACGGTAGGATGGGTCACATTCTACTGGCACTGGAAACATCTGGGTATCTGGCAAGGCAACGTAGCACAGTTTAATGAGTCTTCTACATATCTCATGGGCTGGCTGCGCGATTACCTCTGGTTGTACTCAGCACAGTTGATTAACGGTTACAACCCATACGGTATGAACAACCTAGCCGTTTGGTCTTGGATGTTCTTGTTCGGACACCTTGTTTGGGCAACCGGCTTCATGTTCTTGATCTCTTGGAGAGGCTACTGGCAAGAGTTGATTGAAACTCTTGTTTGGGCACACGAACGGACTCCACTTGCAAGCTTGGTTCGTTGGAAAGACAAGCCAGTTGCGATGTCTATCGTCCAAGGTCGTTTGGTTGGTTTAGCTCACTTCACCGTTGGTTATGTCTTAACATACGCAGCGTTTGTTATTGCCTCAACGGCTGGTAAGTTTGGTTAA
- the psaA gene encoding photosystem I core protein PsaA yields the protein MTMSPPEREEKKARVIVDNDPVPTSFERWGQPGHFDRTLAKGPKTTTWIWNLHALAHDFDTHTSDLEDISRKIFAAHFGQLAVIFLWLSGMEFHGARFSNYEAWLSDPIGIKPSAQVVWPIVGQDILNADVGGGFHGIQITSGLFQVWRAAGFTNSFQLYVTAIGGLVAAALMLFAGWFHYHKRAPKLEWFQNTESMLNHHLAGLLGLGCLSWAGHQIHVALPVNKLLDAGVAPKDIPLPHEFILNSSLMAELYPSFAKGLTPFWTLNWGQYADFLTFKGGLNPVTGGLWLTDTAHHHLALAVLFIVAGHMYRTNWGIGHSIKEILENHKGPFTGDGHKGLYENMTTSWHAQLGTNLAMLGSLTIIVAHHMYAMPPYPYLATDYATALSIFTHHMWIGGFLIVGGAAHATIFMVRDYDPAVNQNNVLDRVIRHRDAIISHLNWVCMFLGFHSFGLYIHNDTMQALGRPQDMFSDTAIQLQPVFAQFVQNIHTLAPGSTAPNALEPVSYAFGGGVVAVGGKIAMMPIALGTADFMIHHIHAFQIHVTVLILLKGFLFARNSRLIPDKANLGFRFPCDGPGRGGTCQVSGWDHVFLGLFWMFNTIAIAVYHFSWKMQSDVWGTIDSDGTIAHITGGNFAMSANTINGWLRDYQWAQAAQVIQSYGSALSAYGLLFLGAHFVWAFSLMFLFSGRGYWQELIESIVWAHNKLKVAPTIQPRALSIIQGRAVGVAHYLLGAIVTIWAFFEARIISVG from the coding sequence ATGACGATGAGTCCTCCGGAGCGAGAGGAAAAAAAGGCAAGGGTTATCGTCGATAACGACCCGGTACCAACCTCATTTGAAAGATGGGGACAACCAGGTCATTTTGACCGCACCCTAGCTAAAGGTCCCAAAACCACTACTTGGATTTGGAACCTACACGCCCTCGCCCATGATTTTGATACTCATACCAGCGACCTAGAAGACATCTCGCGCAAAATCTTTGCAGCGCACTTCGGTCAGTTGGCTGTGATCTTCCTCTGGTTGAGCGGCATGGAGTTTCATGGCGCTCGCTTTTCAAACTACGAAGCTTGGCTGAGCGATCCAATTGGTATTAAGCCAAGTGCGCAAGTTGTTTGGCCAATTGTTGGTCAAGACATTCTTAATGCTGATGTTGGTGGTGGTTTCCACGGCATTCAAATTACCTCTGGCTTATTCCAAGTTTGGCGTGCTGCTGGTTTTACAAATTCCTTCCAGTTGTACGTAACGGCAATTGGTGGTCTAGTGGCAGCAGCTTTAATGCTCTTTGCTGGCTGGTTCCACTACCATAAGCGCGCTCCTAAACTGGAATGGTTCCAGAACACAGAGTCGATGCTGAACCACCATTTGGCAGGGTTACTGGGCTTAGGTTGTTTATCTTGGGCTGGACACCAGATCCACGTAGCTTTACCAGTTAATAAGCTATTAGATGCTGGAGTAGCACCAAAGGATATTCCCCTACCTCATGAATTTATTCTGAATAGCAGCTTGATGGCAGAGTTGTATCCTAGTTTTGCCAAAGGATTAACACCCTTCTGGACGTTAAATTGGGGACAATATGCTGACTTTCTCACCTTCAAGGGTGGTTTAAACCCAGTAACAGGTGGTTTGTGGTTGACCGATACAGCGCACCATCACTTAGCTTTGGCTGTGCTGTTCATCGTTGCAGGTCATATGTACCGCACAAACTGGGGCATTGGTCACAGCATTAAAGAGATTCTAGAGAACCATAAAGGTCCCTTCACAGGTGACGGACATAAAGGTCTCTACGAAAACATGACCACATCCTGGCACGCGCAGCTAGGAACAAACCTGGCGATGCTCGGTTCGCTGACAATTATTGTGGCGCATCATATGTACGCGATGCCTCCGTATCCGTACTTAGCAACTGACTACGCCACTGCGCTATCAATCTTCACTCACCATATGTGGATTGGCGGCTTCTTAATTGTTGGTGGAGCAGCCCACGCAACGATTTTTATGGTGCGTGACTACGATCCAGCAGTAAACCAAAACAACGTACTGGATCGGGTGATTCGTCACCGCGATGCGATTATTTCTCACCTGAACTGGGTATGTATGTTCCTAGGCTTCCACAGCTTTGGTTTATACATCCATAACGATACAATGCAAGCTCTGGGTCGTCCGCAAGACATGTTCTCGGACACAGCCATTCAGTTGCAACCCGTGTTTGCACAATTTGTTCAAAATATCCACACCTTAGCACCTGGTTCTACAGCACCTAATGCTCTCGAACCTGTGAGCTATGCTTTCGGTGGTGGTGTGGTTGCTGTAGGTGGCAAAATTGCCATGATGCCGATCGCATTGGGTACGGCGGACTTTATGATCCACCATATCCATGCCTTCCAAATTCACGTTACAGTATTAATCCTACTGAAGGGCTTCCTATTTGCTCGCAACTCGCGTTTGATTCCAGATAAAGCGAACCTAGGTTTCCGCTTCCCCTGCGACGGTCCAGGTCGCGGTGGTACCTGTCAAGTATCAGGTTGGGATCACGTATTCTTAGGCTTGTTCTGGATGTTCAACACCATTGCGATCGCGGTCTACCACTTTAGTTGGAAGATGCAATCGGATGTATGGGGAACCATTGACTCAGACGGTACGATAGCGCATATCACTGGTGGCAACTTTGCCATGAGTGCAAATACCATCAACGGTTGGTTGCGTGACTATCAATGGGCACAAGCAGCCCAAGTGATTCAGTCTTATGGTTCGGCACTCTCAGCATATGGTTTGCTGTTCCTAGGTGCTCACTTTGTTTGGGCTTTTAGCCTCATGTTCCTCTTCAGTGGACGCGGCTATTGGCAAGAACTCATCGAGTCCATCGTTTGGGCACACAATAAACTAAAGGTTGCACCAACAATTCAACCACGCGCACTAAGTATTATTCAAGGTCGTGCGGTTGGAGTAGCTCACTACTTGTTAGGAGCGATCGTGACAATCTGGGCGTTCTTCGAGGCGCGCATAATTTCAGTAGGTTAG
- a CDS encoding thioredoxin-like domain-containing protein, whose product MRVRAPELPSNQAWLNIDRPLSLQQLRGQVVILDFWTYCCINCLHVLPDLKYLEQKFQDQLTVIGIHSAKFDNEKDVENIRQAILRYDIEHPVLIDSGFEVWEQYAVRAWPTLMVIDPEGYVVSCVAGEGHRDDLEQIVEQLVQEHQGKRTFSAQNFSLKLEKQRQPLITPLAFPGKVLATTASLFITDSGHHRLVISSLEGEVQHLIGTGQSGLVDGCFSEAQFSSPQGMAFDAKNQLLYVADTENHAIRQIDLQRQVVKTIAGTGKQSQNIRPHGGAGLTTKLNSPWDLQQIGNSLFIAMAGAHQIWELQLETLTIATYAGRGAEACIDGCLTKSAFAQPSGITTDGKELLIADSEVSSVRGINLAEQQVRTICGSGELFGFGDVDGSGAEVRLQHCLGVEYFQDYLWVADTYNNKIKRVDTCTGICETVLGGGTGEREDESMSLKFSEPSGLSGIDSFLFIADTNNHIIRRANINTWEVNIMNFPQLCAPDFCFP is encoded by the coding sequence ATGCGAGTGAGAGCGCCGGAACTTCCCTCTAATCAAGCTTGGCTAAATATAGATCGTCCTTTATCATTACAGCAACTACGCGGTCAAGTTGTTATTTTAGACTTTTGGACATACTGCTGTATTAATTGCTTACATGTTTTACCAGATTTAAAATACTTAGAACAAAAATTTCAAGATCAGCTAACGGTTATTGGAATTCATTCGGCCAAGTTTGACAACGAGAAGGACGTTGAGAATATTCGTCAAGCAATCTTACGCTATGACATTGAGCATCCAGTACTTATTGATAGTGGCTTTGAAGTTTGGGAACAATATGCTGTGCGGGCTTGGCCAACCTTAATGGTAATCGATCCTGAAGGTTACGTTGTTAGCTGTGTCGCTGGTGAAGGTCATCGCGATGATTTAGAGCAAATAGTAGAGCAGTTGGTTCAGGAACATCAAGGAAAAAGAACATTTTCTGCTCAAAATTTCAGTTTGAAGCTAGAGAAACAACGCCAACCGCTGATAACTCCCTTGGCTTTTCCTGGAAAGGTTTTAGCTACAACAGCAAGCTTATTTATTACTGATTCGGGTCATCATCGACTTGTTATTAGTTCTTTAGAGGGAGAAGTTCAGCATTTGATTGGAACAGGTCAATCAGGATTAGTGGATGGTTGTTTTAGCGAAGCACAGTTTTCCAGTCCTCAAGGAATGGCATTTGACGCAAAAAATCAGTTATTGTATGTAGCCGATACCGAAAATCATGCGATACGCCAGATTGATTTGCAACGCCAAGTCGTCAAAACAATTGCTGGTACAGGCAAACAAAGCCAGAATATTCGACCTCATGGAGGTGCTGGATTAACAACAAAGTTAAACTCTCCGTGGGATTTGCAACAAATAGGTAACTCTTTGTTTATTGCAATGGCAGGTGCACACCAAATTTGGGAATTACAACTAGAAACATTGACGATCGCAACTTATGCTGGTAGAGGTGCAGAAGCTTGTATTGATGGGTGTCTTACTAAATCGGCTTTTGCTCAACCTAGCGGAATTACGACTGATGGAAAAGAGTTGCTAATTGCAGATAGTGAAGTTAGTTCTGTTCGTGGTATCAATTTAGCAGAACAACAAGTAAGAACAATCTGCGGTAGCGGCGAGCTATTTGGTTTTGGTGATGTTGATGGTAGCGGTGCAGAAGTACGCTTACAACACTGTTTAGGAGTAGAGTACTTTCAAGATTATCTTTGGGTAGCAGATACTTATAACAATAAAATCAAGCGAGTCGATACTTGTACAGGTATTTGTGAAACTGTATTAGGAGGCGGCACAGGCGAGCGCGAAGATGAATCAATGAGTCTTAAGTTTTCAGAACCTTCTGGCTTAAGCGGTATCGATTCGTTCCTCTTCATTGCTGATACCAATAATCACATCATTCGGCGTGCAAATATTAATACATGGGAAGTTAATATTATGAATTTCCCACAATTATGCGCTCCAGATTTTTGTTTCCCTTGA
- a CDS encoding rhodanese-like domain-containing protein has protein sequence MNNPLGGIIPDQPPIDPQSNVHELKSRLEWGEPAFTILDIRDRNTYNDGHIMGAMSMPMEELVDRAGSSLAKSRDVYIYGETDEQTTQAAQQLRSAGFEHISELKGGLPAWKAVGGPTEGVLESRTPAGADDYNVVSRMQNQAETQQK, from the coding sequence ATGAATAACCCTTTAGGCGGTATCATTCCAGACCAACCACCTATTGATCCCCAGTCTAACGTGCACGAACTTAAATCACGTTTAGAATGGGGAGAGCCAGCATTCACAATTTTAGATATACGCGATCGCAACACATACAATGACGGTCACATTATGGGCGCTATGTCCATGCCAATGGAAGAGTTGGTAGATCGTGCAGGCAGTTCATTAGCAAAAAGTCGTGACGTTTATATCTACGGTGAAACTGATGAACAAACCACTCAAGCTGCACAACAGCTTCGGTCAGCCGGATTTGAACACATATCAGAACTAAAAGGCGGACTTCCAGCATGGAAAGCAGTAGGTGGTCCTACAGAAGGTGTTTTAGAATCCAGAACTCCAGCAGGCGCAGACGACTATAATGTTGTTTCTCGTATGCAAAACCAAGCAGAAACTCAACAAAAGTAA